The DNA sequence atatgttatatattttttttgagaagATAGTAATAGATATTGATTCCCATCCAATCACAGAACAATAAAAACAACGGCAAGGAAAGAAGCACCACATTATACTGAGTCCACTCCTTCAACCTGCTGTCGAGCAAGATATCTTTCCCTTCGCTCTTTCTGCACATCAGAAGTACATATACAAGAACGGATGTTATAAAAGGGAAAACATGTGCATTGCAcaaaacaatatttaaaaagaTAAGAATGGACAAAACTCACCCATTCATCGATTACAAGCCCTTCTCCAATAATTTTTGGACCTGCATCTTCTGTCGGTTTCTTGCGTGCCTCAAGCGCAGCATCAGCTTCAGCTAATTGGCGTTTCAACTTTTCCAAAGTCTTTAAATAAGAAGCAAAATACACATTTGGAAGTCAGCAGCTTAACCAGCGTGACAATTGTAAATGCTAGTAGTACAATGAAATAAAGACAAATAACACTTACCGGACTAGGACGCTCCGGATCTAGAAAAACAACCCGCAATATCTGTTCTATAGCAACTTGATCCTTCTGCTCTTCGAACTGTGACCATCAACGAACAATTTAAATGATTTCCAAAGAAATAGGTTAGAATCCATTATTAAGAAACAGTACAGGTATTCAAGTTATGAAAGTAAAAACATTTTGGAAGAAGAATCTATAGACTATATAAAACAAGTCAAATCCAGGGATAAATAGTTCAATGTGTGGTTACGGACAATGAACTTCAAATTTCAATTTGACTGAACGCTTGTATGGTATAAACCTTCAAAGAGTGCTTACTATGACTTCATTAAAGGGcagtaacaaaaaaattaagaacaaGATGCATATCCATAAGATCAAGAAAAGGATCACTGCAGTATGTAATATACTTAAATCCACAAAAACGACACCTTATTGAAATCTCAAATAAAATGTTAAGGAGAAGCTCATCAATGCAATGATGTGTAACATGTAACAAATACATGATAAATATATTAACACAAAGGATGAGTGAAACGCACCAGCTCGGGTACATAATCCATTGGTCCTTTCACCTTCAGGCTCATGATTTTAAACTTAACCCTGCTCTTTTGATCAACCAACTTTTCATTGTTCTCAGGAAGCTCCACAAACTTGAACACTAATACCAATTTAGCAAAAGGACAAGTTCAATCAATAAGAATATTAAAACTTCAAAAAGTCTATCTTATTTAAATAGgaagatatttttaaatgtcTTACAAAGAAGCATTACCAGTTGCAATAAGACTCTCGCCAGGAGCAAGAATAGCTCCAGGAGGACGCATAAAGCAACTTTTTGGTGCAGTGGTTTGAAACTGAAGCAAGACATCAAGAAACTATTAGAGACCTAAATATGAAAAGTGCCGCAATTTTAACTCTGTGATGACCTTTCTATAGAAACATTAGCATAGAATCTAGATCATCATTGAGAGCATATCAACGAACAGAGAACATATCATCATCACTATCACCATCACCATAGAAGGGTGATAAAAATgctaagaaaaagagaaaataagaaatttgaagttaaTACCTTGAATGCTACATGGGATTTgctagaattttttattttaatggcaCTCCTAACTTGTTTACCAGGTTCACCTTCAAGAGAAAACAATAAATACATTACATGTAAGATAATAAATAGCAAAACGATGAATACATGTGGATCCAGAAAGACAAaagagggaaaaaaaaaatgcaatacAAGGacagaaaataaaaacaaaaacacctgaaaaagagaaaaaaacaaCGAATCGACACATGTGAGGTCGCTCGCACACATATATGTCTcattaattatgatattaagTATACACGCATTTAAGTTTAATATAGATGTAATTCCAGGATTTCAAAATGCCTCCAGTACAAATCGATTTTCAGATAACAAACTCTTAAGACTCAATTACCCAGAAAAACTTCTTCAGCAATTGCCTCTAGTGAATAGATTTCATCCTAATAAGTTTGCTTGATTTTAAATTCGTTGAGGAACGAATTCACTCACTATAAGATTGTAGTGTAATGTAAACCCCAAAAAAAATCCTGTACTACCGGAATAAGAAGAGAgaatcttaataaaaaaaattagatataaaaaCCCAATTTCtagagaggaaaaataaaatgagtaatcGCATGTTAATAACCATATCTCCCAagtcaattaatcaattaaggaaaattaagcacaaatcctagcaaagaaaaacaaaattcaaaGACTAAAAAAGTCAAAACAAGATCAAGCCACTAAACGAATCAGATCGCATGACagtatgaagaagaagagaaaatgaAAAACGAAATTGACTTACAAGGAAAGTAGAGCTTATTGGAGGGATCAAGCTTGAGGCGACGTCGAGTTGGGAGCAGCGACCTGGCGACGGAAGAAACCGAATTGTTGGTGGCGTGAAGATTGGAAGCATCGTGGTATGAGTTTGAGTTGTGGGGATGATGAGCATTAGTATTAGCATTaatatgattatgattatgGTTATGATGATTATGTTGGGAAGAAGACGAGGACGAGAAATTGGTGGTGGTGGTCGCCGTTGGGCGAAAAGGCCTCTTCAAAAAGCCCCATAGTTTACCGTCGGCGGAGGTGGATGAGGATGACGAAGAAGACTTTTGGTCAGCTATAGCCATTTCAGAGCATTTGGGACCCAAAACGCAGCGTCGTTTTTcccttttttatgttttagaaCTCTATTAATTATCTTTCTCTGAAGAATTCACGCTTTGTTTGCTTGCGTTTCTAAAACGGTGCTCACTTGCTTAGCTTTTTAGGAAGCTGCGTTGGAAGAGaggagtttgggtttgggactttgGGTTTGGGGCAGGTGCGGTCGGAACTCAGTGGAGCTATTTAATTGTATTTCACTACTCCCCTTCACATCCGTCCCTTTTTTATGTTCACCTTTTCGTTTCAACTTTCAAATTCTTGCTCCACAAAGACAAACGAcgcc is a window from the Cannabis sativa cultivar Pink pepper isolate KNU-18-1 chromosome 1, ASM2916894v1, whole genome shotgun sequence genome containing:
- the LOC133033526 gene encoding vesicle-associated protein 4-2-like isoform X2; its protein translation is MAIADQKSSSSSSSTSADGKLWGFLKRPFRPTATTTTNFSSSSSSQHNHHNHNHNHINANTNAHHPHNSNSYHDASNLHATNNSVSSVARSLLPTRRRLKLDPSNKLYFPCEPGKQVRSAIKIKNSSKSHVAFKFQTTAPKSCFMRPPGAILAPGESLIATVFKFVELPENNEKLVDQKSRVKFKIMSLKVKGPMDYVPELFEEQKDQVAIEQILRVVFLDPERPSPTLEKLKRQLAEADAALEARKKPTEDAGPKIIGEGLVIDEWKERRERYLARQQVEGVDSV
- the LOC133033526 gene encoding vesicle-associated protein 4-2-like isoform X1, whose product is MAIADQKSSSSSSSTSADGKLWGFLKRPFRPTATTTTNFSSSSSSQHNHHNHNHNHINANTNAHHPHNSNSYHDASNLHATNNSVSSVARSLLPTRRRLKLDPSNKLYFPCEPGKQVRSAIKIKNSSKSHVAFKFQTTAPKSCFMRPPGAILAPGESLIATVFKFVELPENNEKLVDQKSRVKFKIMSLKVKGPMDYVPELFEEQKDQVAIEQILRVVFLDPERPSPTLEKLKRQLAEADAALEARKKPTEDAGPKIIGEGLVIDEWVSFVHSYLFKYCFVQCTCFPFYNIRSCICTSDVQKERRERYLARQQVEGVDSV